TGGTATTTTCAATCTTCGCCGCGCTATCCTGTCGTGAAAGCTACTTATAGGCTCATTACGCCCGAAGATTTCCCGATTCGCTATCGTGAATATTCCCTTCAAACAGGTGCAAACATCAAGACCGTTGAACAAAAAAAATACTACACTTGGGAAGCCAAACAGATAGCCGCCTTCGAACCAGAGCCTTTTTCGCCACATAGTCTGCTCCCACAGGTGCGCATTACCTTTCTCAAATTTGAAATAGAGGGCTATCAGGCAGATTTAAGCACTTGGCAGAACTTTGGAAAATGGCAGACCGAACTGCTCAAAGGGCGCAATCAACTTCCTGAAAGCACCATAGAAAAGATAAAAAATTTAGTGCAAAAAGAAACTGATGAAAAAGAAAAAATCCGCCTCATTTACGAGTACATGCAATCGCGCACGCGCTATGTGAGTATCCAACTTGGCATTGGGGGGTGGCAGCCCTTTGCCGCCCATTTTGTAGATGAAAAAGGCTATGGCGACTGCAAAGCACTCACCAATTACACACAAGCCCTTTTAAAAGCGGCAAATATAGAGGCTTATTATGCTTTAATAGAAAGCGGTGAAAATCCACGAAAATTAGAACAAGATTTTCCTAATAATACCTTCAATCACGTTATTCTTTGTGTGCCACTTTCTACCCAAAAAGACACCGTTTGGCTCGAATGTACAAGTCAGCAAGAGGCAATGGGCTATTTGAGCGATTTTACCAGCAATAGACAAGCCCTACTTATCAAACCCGAAGGGGGCGAATTGGTACAAACCCCAAGCTATGGCTACGAAAAAAACAAGCAGCAGCGCAAATTAGAGGTCTTTTTGCAGGCTGATGGAAGTGCAAAAGTGAATTTGGAAAATCAATACCACTGCCTAAGCGAAGAGAATCGCGCCTTTTATACACAAAAACCACAGGCAGAGCAGCAGGCTTGGCTTAGTAGGAATTGGCAGTTTCCTACCTTCGAAATCATAGCAGCAAAGATGTGGCGAAAGAAAAACGATTTGCCAATTAGTTATGAAAGTGGTACGATACAGGTATTACATTTGGCAAGTAAGACAGGAAATCGCCTTTTTTTTCAACCTAATTTTATCTCTAAACAAGAATTTACCTTGCCTGCCACAGAAACGAGAAGTCAGCAGGTAAAAATCGAGAGCGGGAAGACCGAAACTGATAGCGTCTTGATTCACCTACCCGAAGGCTACCAAATAGAAAACCTGCCCAAAGATTTTTCCTATGAAAACAAGATGGGAAAGTATGCTATTTCTTTTGAAAAAGGTGAAAATACGATTTTATATAAACGCAAGTTTATGTACTATGAAGGTACTTTTGACCCTGCCCACTATACCGATTTAAGCGAACTTTTTAGAAAAGCAAAGCAAATGGACGCAGCCCAAATTGTGCTTTTTAAGCCTTAATTTATAGGGACGGGGCAATGTCTTGTCCCAGCAATGTTAAATTCTGCGAAAAACCTTGTTTTGTCAAATTAGAAACGAAATATAATTTGGGCTGAAGCCTATTTTTGGGTTTGAAAATCCTTTTTTATTTCAATCTCACTTCGGACAAGGCAATGCCTTATCCCTACCTTCGAACTTAATTTTTAGAATTTAACATCACTGTGCCTTGTCCCAAATTAGGTTGAAATGAAGTGTTTTTTATTTAAAAAAACTAAATATAAAAATCAAGAGCGAAAAACTAAGGACAAAAAATTAAGAGCGAAAAATTTGGATAAGTGGCTTCTTTTTCATACCTTTGAAAAAAGAAAGGTGATTGAAACGCAAAAATAATACATTAAAATAACAAACAAGTTTTAGCCCATGAAAGCCTATACAAAACACTACAAACGCCACCTGCTGCCTCTTGGGGAAAGAAAATCTACCTTTCCTTTCCTCGCCTACCTGCCTGCCTTGCGGCGGCTACCTTTCGGGGTCTTTTTTTGTTTTTGGCTACTGCTTTCGGGCTTCACTGCCTTTGTGCCTTTGGAGGAAGATGTGCCACACATTGAACTTTCCCAAGTACAAGATTATATAGGCAAAGAAGTTTGGATAGAAAATCTTTTTGTAGCACAGATAAGAGATACAGAAAAGGCAGTTTTTTTAAATATTAACCGTTCTTACCCAAATCAGGAGTTTGCATTGGTAGTTTTTTCAGATTTTTGGGAGGCTTTCGAAGGGTCTGACTTAAAGCGTTTGGAGGGAAAGCGGATTCGCGTCTTTGGCAAAGTTTTAATTTACAAACAAAACAATCTTCAAGTTCATTTAAAAAATCCTACCCAGATAGAGGCTCTCGAATAGCAAATCAAATCAAATCACTAATCAAAAAAGAAAGAGAAGAAACGCAACTTCCTTTTTTATATTGTCGGAAAAATGCTACCTTTGCAGGTCTAATAAAAAGCTATCTCCACTAAAATATTCGCAACAAACGCGCATGAGCCGAAAAGTACGAGTTCGTTTTGCACCCAGCCCTACGGGAGCTTTGCATATTGGCGGTGTCCGCACTGCACTTTTTAACTATCTCTTTGCCCAGCAGCACAAGGGCGATTTTATCATTCGCATAGAAGATACCGACCAAACGCGCTTTGTAGCAGGCGCAGAGCAATACATCATGGACGCATTGGCATGGTGTGGCATCAATCCTGTCGAAAGCCCTATGCAGGGGGGAGCTTTTGCACCCTATCGCCAATCGGAGCGCAAAGCCATGTACGCACAGTACGCCCTACAACTTGTAGAATCGGGACACGCTTACTACGCCTTCGATACCGCCAACGAACTGGAAGCCATGCGCCTACGCCTCAAAAGTGCAGGGGTAGCCTCGCCGCAGTACAATAGCATTACGCGCATGCAGATGAAAAATTCAATCACGCTGCCTGCCGACGAAGTAAAACGCCGTTTGGAACAAGGCGAAGACTATGTCATCAGAATCAAGATGCCACGCAGAGAAGAAGTGCGCTTCAAGGATATGATTCGCGATTGGGTTTCGGTTAGTACCGACACTTTGGACGACAAAGTGCTACTAAAATCAGACGGCATGCCGACCTACCACTTGGCAAATATCGTAGATGATTATTTGATGCAAATTACACACGTCATTCGCGGCGAAGAATGGCTGCCCTCTGCCCCTACTCACGTCTTGCTTTACCGCTTTTTGGGTTGGGAAAAGGAAATGCCCGAATTTGCGCACCTGCCTCTGATTCTCAAACCCGATGGCAATGGCAAATTGAGCAAGCGCGACGGCGCAGCCTTCAATATGCCTGTTTTTCCTTTGGATTGGAAAGGGGAAAGCGAATTTTTTGCAGGGTTTAAAGAATGGGGCTTTTTGCCCGAAGCGGTGGTCAATTTCTTAGCCCTTTTGGGTTGGAATAGTGGTACGAATCAAGAAATTTACTCGATGGCAGAGCTTATCGAGCATTTTGATATTGGCAAGGTAAATAAAGCAGGGGCGCGTTTCGACTTCGAAAAGGCAAAATGGTTTAATCAGCAGTACCTACGCCATAAACCCGATTCCGAAATTGCCGCCTTCCTACAAAGCAAACTCGCACAGGTAGGCAAAGAAGCCTCGCTTGCTACCCTCGAACCGATTGCAGCCCTACTGAAAGAGCGTGCTGTCTTTATGAACGACTTTTGGGAAGATGGGCAGTTTTTCTTCTTTGCACCCGAAGGCTACGACCCTGATTTGGTTGCCAAAAAATGGAACGCAGACGCTCAAAAAGGCTTGGAAACTTTCTTATCTGCCCTCAAAACGGAAGCGGTAGAGTGGAAAGCCGAACCGCTCAAAGCCTTTTTACAGGAAAAACTCAAAGCAGCCAATATTGGCTTAGGAAAGGTCATGTTGCCCTTGCGCCTTGCCCTAACAGGCTTAGGAGCAGGACCCGACCTGATGCAGGTACTCGAAATTTTGGGCAAAGAGGAAGCCTGCCAACGCTTGGAAAAGGCGTTGGAAAAACTTGCCGTTTAGCTCTAAAAGGTACGCCACACAGCATTAAGTTTTGTCAAGATAGTTCCAAAAATGGTTCTATTTTGAAAAATTGCTTTATTGCAATCAAATTCAGGACAAGGCATTGCCTTGTCCCTACAAAGTTGTAACAACCCCAATGCCAAAGTATTTTTATTTTTTAGTACAAAGATAAAACTACTTTATGCTGATTATATAATCCTAACTTCTGTAAAGCTAACGACCATTCAAAAAACATTCTAAAAATTGTATCTTTACAAAAAGCGAAAATATTTTTGCATGCTACCGCAAAATCATTTATATTTGCGCTTCAACCTCAATTCAAAAAAAATATGCTAAGTACAAGAGCCACTAAATTCTTAGCTGCCCAAGAGCGTGCAGCATTCATTTCAGACGAAAAACGCATTCGTGCGCTATTCGAAAAACACAATGTCCCCTTTTCTCAAGCCCTTTTAGATTTTCATCTCAACTTTGCAGGCTACACCGAAACGTATA
This window of the Hugenholtzia roseola DSM 9546 genome carries:
- a CDS encoding DUF3857 domain-containing protein — translated: MKKIIRNLCLPFLFLLPFASFSLWGQNLGVQHLPQDWQSGYDAVVRLDEGEFEVLSAQSALARSRFICTIFNAEGEERFSERVEFYDNKFTFIKKIEGSLYDKNGKKIKELKKSDIIDESYRDGVTLHADTRLKRYRLAAATYPYTIVFEVEKEVKNLLHSRNWYFQSSPRYPVVKATYRLITPEDFPIRYREYSLQTGANIKTVEQKKYYTWEAKQIAAFEPEPFSPHSLLPQVRITFLKFEIEGYQADLSTWQNFGKWQTELLKGRNQLPESTIEKIKNLVQKETDEKEKIRLIYEYMQSRTRYVSIQLGIGGWQPFAAHFVDEKGYGDCKALTNYTQALLKAANIEAYYALIESGENPRKLEQDFPNNTFNHVILCVPLSTQKDTVWLECTSQQEAMGYLSDFTSNRQALLIKPEGGELVQTPSYGYEKNKQQRKLEVFLQADGSAKVNLENQYHCLSEENRAFYTQKPQAEQQAWLSRNWQFPTFEIIAAKMWRKKNDLPISYESGTIQVLHLASKTGNRLFFQPNFISKQEFTLPATETRSQQVKIESGKTETDSVLIHLPEGYQIENLPKDFSYENKMGKYAISFEKGENTILYKRKFMYYEGTFDPAHYTDLSELFRKAKQMDAAQIVLFKP
- the gltX gene encoding glutamate--tRNA ligase, with the translated sequence MSRKVRVRFAPSPTGALHIGGVRTALFNYLFAQQHKGDFIIRIEDTDQTRFVAGAEQYIMDALAWCGINPVESPMQGGAFAPYRQSERKAMYAQYALQLVESGHAYYAFDTANELEAMRLRLKSAGVASPQYNSITRMQMKNSITLPADEVKRRLEQGEDYVIRIKMPRREEVRFKDMIRDWVSVSTDTLDDKVLLKSDGMPTYHLANIVDDYLMQITHVIRGEEWLPSAPTHVLLYRFLGWEKEMPEFAHLPLILKPDGNGKLSKRDGAAFNMPVFPLDWKGESEFFAGFKEWGFLPEAVVNFLALLGWNSGTNQEIYSMAELIEHFDIGKVNKAGARFDFEKAKWFNQQYLRHKPDSEIAAFLQSKLAQVGKEASLATLEPIAALLKERAVFMNDFWEDGQFFFFAPEGYDPDLVAKKWNADAQKGLETFLSALKTEAVEWKAEPLKAFLQEKLKAANIGLGKVMLPLRLALTGLGAGPDLMQVLEILGKEEACQRLEKALEKLAV